The proteins below are encoded in one region of Cytophagia bacterium CHB2:
- a CDS encoding winged helix-turn-helix transcriptional regulator — protein sequence MMRGCRMSSVEAKSRFQEFFPEAYLKQSVKILKLLSQESSLRLMLYLAKEGPRTVTEMVDALDLVQSTCSHHLSLLRMADMVTTARHGKSVYYDINELMWKQMGMQFFKYLQKGPQIDFLGNFALKMIGRRARDGVNSAGKKTS from the coding sequence ATGATGCGAGGCTGCCGGATGAGTAGCGTCGAAGCCAAAAGCCGTTTTCAAGAATTTTTCCCCGAAGCCTACCTCAAGCAATCCGTTAAAATCCTCAAGCTGCTCAGTCAAGAGAGCAGCCTGCGCCTCATGCTTTATCTTGCCAAAGAAGGCCCGCGCACCGTCACCGAGATGGTCGATGCGCTGGATCTGGTGCAAAGCACATGTTCGCATCATCTTTCCCTGTTGCGCATGGCCGATATGGTCACCACTGCACGCCACGGCAAAAGCGTGTATTACGACATCAACGAATTGATGTGGAAACAAATGGGCATGCAATTTTTTAAATATTTGCAAAAGGGACCGCAAATCGACTTTTTGGGAAATTTTGCGTTGAAGATGATCGGGCGCAGGGCGCGAGATGGGGTCAATTCCGCCGGCAAAAAAACGTCTTGA